GATGGCCGAGCACGTCGTGAACTTCCCGTGCGATCCTCTCGCGCTCGGCCTGTCGGGCGACCTCCGAGCCGAGGATGTCCAGTTTCAACCGCGAAGCGTTGCCGGTCTCCTGTGCTGCGGTGAGTTGGCGGCGGGCTCGGATCGCGACCGCGATCAACACCGTCGAACCCACCAGGACGGCACTGACCAGGGCCACCAGCCACCACGGGAACTCCCGACCCGGATCAATGGTGAAGATCGAGCGCCAGAACGACTGCACCGGGTAGCGACCTCTGGTGTCACGTCGCACTGACACCACAACCGCGGCGATCACCGCGATCACGGTGACCGGGACCTGCCAGTCACGGACCAGAACCACCACCGTGACGAGGCCCACCAGGGGCAGGAATCCGTCGATGGGCAACACGACGGAGGCTGCGCAGGCCGCGAGGGTCAATGGGACCGGCCATCGGCGGCGCCATACGAAGAGGACGATCAGGACGACGTCCAGGGTGAGGGCAACACCTTCGAGTGCATTCGTAGGGATCGTGGCGCCCTGCAGTGTGATTCCAGCACGGCGAGCGCCGGCTGCAGAGATCGCCAGAACACCACTGCAGACGGCGGCAATGACGATCAGCGTCGTGCGTACCGTGCTCCACCGCAGCCGGGATCGCCACCACGAGATAAGCAATCCGGCAGGCTCCATCCGCCCAATGTAGGGCCGGGGTCAGACAACTGACGATGACCGATCGGTTGGACCATGCTGCTGCGAATCCACCGATCGGCCAGGATGCTTCGAGCCGGTCGGCCGATGTGCCGGACCACCTGTTGACGCTGGACTTGAGTCACTCAGTCATCGACCCAGCGGGAGACACGACCATGTCCGACCAGTACCCACCCTCGAACGGCAACCAGCCCTCATGGGGTCCAGGAAACCCACCCGGGAACGGTGGCGGCCCACCGAAGGGGAACTGGAACCCGCCCTCGCCTCCCGCGCCGCCGGCCCCGAAGCGCAACTGGTTCGCGCGGCACAAGATCCTCACCGGCATCGGGGCCCTGATTCTGATCGCTGCTGCGGCATCTGCGGCGGGCGGCGGCGGATCGAGCGCTGCATCAGGATCCCCTTCGTCGGACACATCCATCTCCACAGCCGGTCCGACATCCGCGAAGAGCGCAGCGAGCACCCCGAAAACGTCATCTTCGCCGACAAAGAAGCCCACCGAGGCCAGCGCACGCAAACCAGGGATCGGTGCCCCCGTCAAGGACGGCAACCTGCAGTTCGTAGTGACCAAGGTCCGGACCGGGGTATCTCAGGTCGGCGATGAGTACCTCAACCAGAAGGCCCAGGGCCAGTACGTCCTGATCTCGATCACGGTGACAAACGTCGGTAAGAAATCCGAGACGTTCTCCGATTCGGATCAGAAGGTGCAGGATGCACAAGGCCGCACCTTCAGCGCGGACAGCGCCGCAGGGATCTACCTCAAGGACAACCAGGTCCTGTTCGAGACGATCAATCCCGGAAACAGCGCACGTGGGGTACTCGCCTTCGACATGCCCGTCGGTGCCACACCCGTGTCGATCACCCTGAAAGATCTGTCGCTGTTCTCCGGCGGCACCACGGTCGCGCTGAAGTAGCCGAATCCGATTGCCCCAGTGCTGATCTCACACATCACGACCTCCCGCGATTACCCGGCCCGGGCGCGCCGGTGTATCGTCTGGCAGGTTCGCGAGTGTAGTTCAGTGGTAGAACATCAGCTTCCCAAGCTGAATATGCGAGTTCGATTCTCGTCACTCGCTCTACGCAGCAAAAGCGCCCCGCCCGACAAACCTGTCGGGCGGGGCGCTTCGCGTGGCGCTCAGGACTGGTGGGTGCCCATCAGCACGGCCCGGCCGAGGCCCTTGAAAACCA
This portion of the Dermatophilaceae bacterium Sec6.4 genome encodes:
- a CDS encoding DUF4352 domain-containing protein; translated protein: MTDRLDHAAANPPIGQDASSRSADVPDHLLTLDLSHSVIDPAGDTTMSDQYPPSNGNQPSWGPGNPPGNGGGPPKGNWNPPSPPAPPAPKRNWFARHKILTGIGALILIAAAASAAGGGGSSAASGSPSSDTSISTAGPTSAKSAASTPKTSSSPTKKPTEASARKPGIGAPVKDGNLQFVVTKVRTGVSQVGDEYLNQKAQGQYVLISITVTNVGKKSETFSDSDQKVQDAQGRTFSADSAAGIYLKDNQVLFETINPGNSARGVLAFDMPVGATPVSITLKDLSLFSGGTTVALK
- a CDS encoding histidine kinase yields the protein MEPAGLLISWWRSRLRWSTVRTTLIVIAAVCSGVLAISAAGARRAGITLQGATIPTNALEGVALTLDVVLIVLFVWRRRWPVPLTLAACAASVVLPIDGFLPLVGLVTVVVLVRDWQVPVTVIAVIAAVVVSVRRDTRGRYPVQSFWRSIFTIDPGREFPWWLVALVSAVLVGSTVLIAVAIRARRQLTAAQETGNASRLKLDILGSEVARQAERERIAREVHDVLGHRLSLLCLHAGALEVSAGADPRMAQSAALVRDGAQQSMADLRSLLTVLRTPDSPDVAEQVRTVADIPMLVSESLDAGNSVLSSIFIDQAATLHPQISHTTYRIIQELLTNARKHAPGTPVRLNVQGSPESGIEVVTTNWCRPHSGAQLVMGNGLTGIRERVEDCGGQFRATIDPQGAFRVAMLLPWARLNKGGPA